A genomic window from Synechococcus sp. CBW1107 includes:
- a CDS encoding GspH/FimT family protein, with protein MTRRFTASRGPAQGFSLPELLVGVTVLLLLAGLAIQAGGESMARQRLEVATRRLVLGIERGRAAAERHGRPCGLSLAPEGWQAPLSGSLAGCEQAAMPLGEGVENGTIELSHNLPDTLRFSSNGLVLDGGTVVLSSAGTELRRCLVMALPLGVVRVGRYGGAPGGRPDSSACSPDPTL; from the coding sequence ATGACCCGGCGATTCACCGCGTCGCGGGGCCCCGCTCAGGGCTTTTCGCTCCCGGAGCTGCTGGTGGGCGTGACGGTGCTGCTGCTGCTGGCCGGGCTGGCGATCCAGGCCGGCGGCGAATCGATGGCGCGCCAGCGGCTGGAGGTGGCCACGCGGCGACTGGTGCTGGGGATCGAGCGGGGCCGCGCGGCGGCAGAACGGCATGGACGGCCCTGCGGCCTCAGCCTGGCGCCGGAGGGATGGCAGGCGCCGTTGAGCGGGTCGCTGGCTGGCTGTGAGCAGGCCGCGATGCCCCTGGGTGAGGGGGTGGAGAACGGCACGATCGAGCTGAGCCACAACCTGCCCGACACCCTGCGTTTCAGCAGCAACGGCCTGGTGCTGGATGGCGGCACGGTGGTGCTCAGCAGTGCCGGTACGGAGCTGCGCCGCTGTCTGGTGATGGCCCTGCCGCTGGGGGTGGTGCGGGTGGGCCGCTATGGCGGCGCGCCCGGCGGCCGGCCCGACAGCAGCGCCTGCAGCCCGGATCCAACCCTGTGA
- a CDS encoding type II secretion system protein J: MPPLPPSLDSRRCAQGFTLVELLVAATLGSVVLVGAGFLLLSIMRSSARSERVIQLRDDWARVSEFMEEEVTQGERVITDLNRINTLRGNLACTLNTAANVRFGVLAPHSQIPIVYGIRPPAGTEVNQWRGPNVIVRCGPTVAANGQLDPNTYREDVLAGAASELTAALITTDTNTATRAIRITLGFQTPGGTAYSNSFRDRDRVNPPYNLLDDRDARGINVCSLPNVYCGGGTLTGSATPNAQPNQYIPQSGAIVQGAPGREDIVYFEGPAPSGISNCMRSSCTISGVTMRDVEVVVFDDREIRM, from the coding sequence ATGCCCCCCCTTCCTCCCTCCCTTGATTCCCGCCGATGTGCCCAGGGTTTCACTCTGGTGGAGCTTTTGGTGGCGGCAACTCTCGGATCGGTGGTGTTGGTGGGAGCAGGTTTTCTACTTTTGAGCATCATGCGCAGCTCGGCCCGCAGTGAACGGGTGATTCAACTGCGTGACGACTGGGCACGGGTTTCGGAGTTTATGGAAGAGGAGGTGACCCAAGGCGAGCGGGTGATCACCGATCTGAATCGCATCAACACCTTACGCGGCAATCTTGCCTGCACGCTTAACACGGCGGCAAATGTGCGATTCGGCGTGCTGGCTCCCCATAGCCAGATTCCGATCGTCTATGGAATTCGCCCCCCCGCCGGAACGGAAGTCAACCAGTGGCGCGGGCCGAATGTGATCGTGCGTTGTGGCCCCACAGTTGCAGCGAACGGTCAGTTAGATCCAAACACCTACCGCGAGGATGTGCTCGCCGGCGCAGCTTCAGAACTCACTGCCGCCCTGATTACCACCGACACCAACACCGCAACTCGGGCCATACGGATCACTCTCGGATTCCAGACTCCTGGCGGCACCGCTTATTCGAACAGCTTTCGTGATCGCGATCGGGTCAATCCCCCTTATAATCTTCTAGACGATCGCGACGCGCGCGGTATCAATGTTTGCAGCCTCCCCAACGTGTACTGCGGTGGCGGCACGCTCACGGGAAGCGCAACGCCAAATGCCCAGCCCAATCAGTACATCCCACAGAGCGGGGCCATCGTCCAGGGAGCGCCAGGCCGTGAAGACATCGTTTACTTCGAAGGTCCGGCCCCCAGCGGTATCAGCAACTGCATGCGCTCCTCCTGCACAATCTCCGGAGTCACCATGAGGGATGTAGAAGTGGTGGTCTTCGACGACCGTGAGATCCGCATGTGA
- a CDS encoding prepilin-type N-terminal cleavage/methylation domain-containing protein — MATLKPRLRRFGSSGFTLVELLLAGVLLAITMAGIVGAFLAPWRSSNLAARRDALEASVSEDLSWIRDYSKIWHCEIGPYATAPANTNNGCQSSGSALSYLPAFNSVLTSRYQLFRSWCINGTVRNQFLTEGASTTVPPNRPNPFQIGATTISNAQAPGSSVIRTIALNTSADELAISTGQRLDITYQSPNDSEIQLFRTSSVFVEAASWCP; from the coding sequence ATGGCAACTCTCAAACCTCGATTGCGTCGATTCGGTTCCAGCGGATTCACCCTGGTGGAGTTACTGCTCGCCGGAGTTTTGCTGGCAATCACAATGGCCGGGATCGTGGGGGCCTTTCTGGCCCCATGGCGTAGCTCAAATCTGGCCGCTCGCCGTGATGCCCTCGAAGCGTCCGTGTCCGAGGACTTGTCCTGGATACGCGATTACAGCAAAATCTGGCACTGCGAGATTGGCCCCTATGCCACAGCTCCCGCCAATACCAACAATGGATGTCAATCCAGCGGATCTGCACTCTCCTATCTCCCAGCTTTCAACAGCGTTTTGACCAGTAGATATCAACTATTCCGGTCTTGGTGTATCAACGGAACGGTGCGCAACCAATTCCTCACTGAGGGGGCTTCCACCACCGTTCCACCGAACCGCCCCAATCCCTTCCAGATCGGGGCCACCACCATCAGCAATGCTCAGGCCCCAGGCTCTTCCGTGATCCGCACAATCGCGCTCAACACGTCAGCTGACGAATTAGCGATAAGTACAGGACAGCGACTCGACATCACCTACCAATCCCCGAACGACTCCGAAATTCAGCTGTTCCGCACCTCTTCCGTTTTCGTGGAAGCCGCTTCCTGGTGCCCCTGA
- a CDS encoding GspH/FimT family pseudopilin, which yields MTSFSHKAYGVSPAATGFTLVEMLITVVVIGITAGSGIVLLRGVVSSSRLRHASLELVGYLDSSRRNAMRLGGTCTINRAGTTFSPSNANGNTCAGDPALDLSAAASDPNLAVDNTSPAAVIFTQRGTSVNGATFVLTLAGASTDRCVRVTSPLGIVGAGSKPLGTAVANCNYINP from the coding sequence ATGACATCTTTCTCCCACAAGGCCTATGGAGTCTCACCAGCTGCAACGGGCTTTACTTTGGTAGAGATGCTGATCACCGTAGTTGTCATCGGAATCACTGCTGGCTCAGGGATTGTACTGCTGCGTGGTGTAGTTTCTAGCTCACGTTTGCGCCATGCTTCACTTGAATTGGTGGGCTACCTGGACTCATCCCGGCGCAATGCCATGCGGCTCGGCGGAACCTGCACGATCAATCGAGCCGGAACTACCTTCAGCCCTTCAAATGCAAACGGCAATACTTGCGCTGGCGACCCAGCTCTTGATCTGTCCGCAGCAGCCAGCGACCCCAACCTGGCGGTCGATAACACCTCCCCTGCTGCAGTTATCTTCACCCAGCGGGGCACATCTGTGAACGGAGCCACATTCGTGCTCACTCTCGCCGGTGCAAGCACCGACCGGTGCGTACGCGTCACATCACCACTGGGGATCGTGGGAGCAGGCTCCAAGCCTCTGGGGACGGCTGTAGCCAACTGCAATTACATCAACCCCTGA
- a CDS encoding type II toxin-antitoxin system VapB family antitoxin, with amino-acid sequence MRITLKLDDDLLSQAQQLSGINERTQLVREALKALVQRESAHRLAELGGSEPQLGTTPRRPSY; translated from the coding sequence ATGCGCATCACTCTCAAGCTCGACGACGACCTCCTCAGCCAGGCTCAGCAGCTCAGTGGCATCAACGAGCGCACCCAGCTGGTCCGCGAAGCGCTCAAAGCCCTCGTGCAACGAGAAAGTGCCCATCGGTTAGCAGAACTCGGTGGTTCCGAGCCCCAGCTCGGAACCACCCCCCGTCGCCCGTCCTACTGA